Below is a genomic region from Paenibacillus rhizovicinus.
CGCGGTCGATTGGTACGACGGCTGCATGATTTACGATTTCGAGCGGAGTGAGCTGCATCTGTGCGATTTTGATTATTATGTGAAGGGTGCATTCGTGCTGGAGATGGATCGCTTGTTCGGATCAAGCCGCTTCATGGCGCCCGAGGAATTCGTCAGAGGCAGCCGGATCGACCATGTGACGAATGTGTACACGATGGGGGCGGCCGCGTTCGTTTTCCTCGCCGAAGACGGAAGCCGCGATCCTGGACGATGGCGCGCATCCGAGCGTCTATATCAAGTCGCGTTGAAAGCGGCCTCCCCGGACCGGGAGAAGCGCTATGGCAGCATAAGCGAATTCCATGCCGCATGGCTTGCAGCCATATAATAAATTGAACTTTCTGTTATTCTGAATTGACAGACGATTACGCCGAGCATATAATGAGCATCAACACAACAATCAAACAATGAAACGCGTCGAACAGGAGCAGTAAAGCGAAACGCCGGGAACAGAGAGCTGCGGGTTGGTGCAACGCAGTCGAAGGCAGCTTGAACCTCGCCTGGGAGCGGAATGACGGAACGGGTTTTCAGAATCGGCCGAAGGCCAAGGCTGAAAGGAAGCTCGCGTACGTCGTTACGGTTAACCGCCGTGATCGGGTGCATAACCTTCGATTTCTAGAGTCGACGGTGATGCTTAAGGTGGACGGTTGCCCTTCGCGGGGGATCGTCAACAAGGGTGGTACCGCGCCGGACTTTACAGTCTGTCGTCTCTTGAATATAAGAGACGGCAGGCTTTTTTGGTTTTTGTGGATCACAGCAAATCCATATTCAGCGATCTCACGTACACATATAGCGAGACAACGCGTTGAACAGGAGCAGTAGGAGAATGTCCGGGAAGCAGAGAGCTGCGGGAAGGTGCGACGCAGACGAAGGATATCCGAACTCGCCTGGGAGCGGAACGGGGGAATGCGGCGACACCGTCCTAATGGATGGTTGTCGCCAAGCGTACGTCGTTACGGTTAACCCCCGTCATCAGGTGCAGCGATTGCCGGCATAATTGCGGGCGCGAGCTGCTTAAGCGGGTCCGGACGGCAGCGTCCGGGCAACGAGAGTGGTACCGCGGCAAGCCTTAAGAAGCCTGTCGTCTCTTGAATCAGAAGAGACGATGGGTTTTTTCTGTTGTCCAGCCTCACCCGGCCCGTGCAAGCCAAAACCTAAATTCAGGAGGAGTCCGCCATGACACCATTTAACGCGAATAACAATACGAATACCGATGCGAATACCAATATGAATCCGAATATGAATCCGAATACGATTGCGAGTCCGAGCACGAACTCGAATATCCAAGTGACGGCCGCCAATAAAATCATCCGCATCTTCGATACGACGCTGCGCGACGGCGAGCAGTCGCCCGGCGCGACGCTGCGCCCCGAGCAGAAAATCGTCCTCGCCCGCCAGCTTGCGAAGCTGGGCATCGACGTCATTGAGCCGGGCTTCGCGGTCTCCAGCCCAGGCGAATTCGCGGCCGTCCAGCAAATTTCCCGCGAGCTGCAAGGCGTGGAGATCGCCGGCTTCGCCCGCGCGGTCCGAGGCGATATCGACGCGGCGGTCAAGGCGACGATGGATGCTACGCGCAGACGCCTGCATCTGTTCATCTCCTCGTCGGACATTCATCTGGACTTCCAGCTGAAGAAGTCCCGCGAGCAGGTCGTGAATATCGCGCGCGAAATGGTCGCTTACGGCAAGCAATTCGTCGATGAAATTGAATTCTCCGCGATGGATGCCAGCCGTACGAGCCGGGAGTTCGTCATCGAGATGGTGGAAGCCGTCATCGCGGAAGGCGCCACGGTCATCAATTTGCCGGATACGCTCGGCTTCGCGCTTCCGGAAGAATACGGGGCCATGTTCCGTGCCGTTAGAACAGGCGCGCGCGGCGCCGATCGCGTTCAGTTCAGCGCGCATTGCCATAACGATCTTGGCCTTGCGGTCGCGAACAGCCTGGCTGCGATCTCGGCAGGCGCTACCCAGATCGAAGTGACGGTCAACGGCATCGGCGAACGCGCCGGCAATTGCTCGCTGGAGGAGCTCGTCATGGCGATCGAAACCCGCAAATCTGCCGTCGGCGCCCAAACCGGCATCGTTATGAGCGAAATATACGAGACGTCTCGCATGGTGAGCCGGGCGATGAATTTTCCGATTGCGTACAATAAACCGATCGTCGGACGAAATGCGTTCCAGCACGAGTCCGGCATTCATCAGGACGGCTTGCTCAAGAACCGCAACACCTACGAGATCATGGATCCCGAGGCGATGGGCATTCCGCGCAACATGATCGTGCTCGGCAAGCATTCCGGCCGTCACGCCATCAAGCATCGACTGGCGGAATTCGGCATCGAGTTGAACGAGGAGCAGATGCAGGATGTATACGACCGTTTCAAGGAGAAGGCCGACGCGCTGAAAATCGTACCGGACGACGTGCTGGTGCGCCTCGCCAGCGAAACGACGGAACAGCAGCATGATCCGTACGTGCTCGTCGATCTGCAAGTGCTGGCCGGCACGCAGCGTTCCCGCATTGCGTCGGTCACCGTCCGCGAACGGGATTCGCAGGAAGAAAGCACCTTCACCGGAACGGGAACGGGGCCGCTCGAAGCCGTCATCCACTGCTTGCAGCAGGCGATCCCGATCGGCGCGACTTTCGATGATCTGGAGCTGCACTCCTTGTCCACGGGGGAAGATGCGCGCGGCGAGGCAGCCGTCAGCGTTGTGCATAACCAATTGCGCTATAGCGGCACGGCTGTGCATAACGATATTATTTTGGCTTCTGCGCAGGCTTATGTGGCGGCATGCAACCAGCTGATCATGAGCGTGGGCATGAATAGCGGAACGGAAGCGGTCAAATCGGCGAAGTCCGGTTAAGATTCGCGAGTCGAACAAAACGGCGGGAGGAGGTGCGCCAATGCGCTTGGAAGTTTGCTTTATTTGCCGGAAGCATGCAAGTGCCGAAGCGGCGGCAGGCGTGGTCTATGAAGATGAATCCGTCATCGCTTCTCTGATGGCGGCCGGGGCGGGCGAGCATCGTGCATACATGGGCTATGTGATGCTGGAGTCCAAACGGCATGTCCCGGGACTGGGCGATTTAAGCGAGAGGGAAGCGGGAGCGGTCGGCATGGCAATGAACCGGATTAGCGCCGCGCTCCGGGAAGGTCTTCAAGCCGAGCATGTGTACAGCTTCGTTCAAGGCGACGGCGTACCGCATTTTCACATGCATCTTGTCCCCCGTTATCCGGGAACGCCGGTCAAGTATTGGCATCCGACGCATATTTTGCAGTGGACGGAGGCTCCGCGGGGAGGCTTCGGCGAGCTTGAAGGGATTCGGGGAAGAATCCGTGATGCCCTAGGCCGGCGGAGTTGATCGGGAAGAGCATTTACCAGAACCAGC
It encodes:
- a CDS encoding 2-isopropylmalate synthase; translation: MTPFNANNNTNTDANTNMNPNMNPNTIASPSTNSNIQVTAANKIIRIFDTTLRDGEQSPGATLRPEQKIVLARQLAKLGIDVIEPGFAVSSPGEFAAVQQISRELQGVEIAGFARAVRGDIDAAVKATMDATRRRLHLFISSSDIHLDFQLKKSREQVVNIAREMVAYGKQFVDEIEFSAMDASRTSREFVIEMVEAVIAEGATVINLPDTLGFALPEEYGAMFRAVRTGARGADRVQFSAHCHNDLGLAVANSLAAISAGATQIEVTVNGIGERAGNCSLEELVMAIETRKSAVGAQTGIVMSEIYETSRMVSRAMNFPIAYNKPIVGRNAFQHESGIHQDGLLKNRNTYEIMDPEAMGIPRNMIVLGKHSGRHAIKHRLAEFGIELNEEQMQDVYDRFKEKADALKIVPDDVLVRLASETTEQQHDPYVLVDLQVLAGTQRSRIASVTVRERDSQEESTFTGTGTGPLEAVIHCLQQAIPIGATFDDLELHSLSTGEDARGEAAVSVVHNQLRYSGTAVHNDIILASAQAYVAACNQLIMSVGMNSGTEAVKSAKSG
- a CDS encoding HIT family protein, with protein sequence MRLEVCFICRKHASAEAAAGVVYEDESVIASLMAAGAGEHRAYMGYVMLESKRHVPGLGDLSEREAGAVGMAMNRISAALREGLQAEHVYSFVQGDGVPHFHMHLVPRYPGTPVKYWHPTHILQWTEAPRGGFGELEGIRGRIRDALGRRS